The following are from one region of the Pocillopora verrucosa isolate sample1 chromosome 3, ASM3666991v2, whole genome shotgun sequence genome:
- the LOC131788633 gene encoding NLR family CARD domain-containing protein 4-like, translated as MAGPGNDKCSSSVVCSDDPPSLSITLKELGDLPKKLECWDKDYPPVDILLFTVEDCEFLACYHYLRDSFKSYEKSIGFVYFGKMGDNEDESLKVALVKCSKESLDPGGSQTAAKNAVTLLRPKATFLVGFCYSLNPDKAQLGDVVISSKLTTEFHKTPVSRDVGNLVRNAADGWKAPLDNSKGRKVKVHQDGEILSCSDLIGGKQQCQSHPGAIAIEMEGKGLFAAAHDMKMEWLVVKGICGFVHGVASTSHSWKTYACVMAASVVSNMLSNSFVFGDWPHYGDVSTGEESCKTDDPSENKRRRLAEQLNVEKCQKKLKSYYDTSSEVKIVPWDDSSSVPIDEVYTPLSWVRDHRKPGGVTQKELRDYTDMFKGEHKRMLVYGRPGIGKSTFCKKAAYDWSKALKEILNNFSILLLIKLRDVCDVGNIRDVLRASKLLASDGPISVDSLYDYITNNQDKVLLILDGYDEYSCAKEHSPILEIWKGEQLRDCHVIVTTRQLKCDELKCPGRVQLEIQGFKSWKQIGTFARKFLAGEQDLDEFMCYLEEKGLRDMAEIPLLLLMLCLLWKEKHRERRPKSRVDIFTQFIQTMLDHKGESQQPMPFQKVTSTEAREDLSNLGKVAFEALLQDHLYVRCSELPSNISRSFEKLSEVGLFQIVNLTSLNPEKGAYFIHKSVQEFLAAWHIKEEVLSIKGESAPSLSKVESFEKIVKMNEVLKFACELSTEAACAVFRHVGSVGRKESLSECDFIDLLQQLEKRLSRDQQLYLELISHSYIWCSAEKRQDLCSMFPSYTGDVLLLDSNQLNITANRHVLKSAVIPNFIFFKHKKEDSEKNYRDLITLAEDTGAVFLSCSGEKKAADFLKKCPRRPLKEFLLKRERKIILYVYQIWKEDFDTFPTEMLREFIASTTESTLVKRIGDPLNEQDNETASCLTKNTNRITDLTPNSLSCVRNINIANLERQEMKVLADCLPVCTSLRCLFIAGKPCETIDAQLAETLVSHIIFTDRLVRLKLENINLTAKPAAAIARSLHQAPSLRYLNLSHNPLGEGVSVLTRHLCCVPHLVALSLDDVTMTKQQVIDLSAALRQSNIPWLRTQYHGGKGNVKPEEEWPTDEYWREHRSYWYGSEEEPDPGSVTDSGDEQ; from the exons ATGGCAGGACCTGGTAATGACAAGTGCAGCAGCTCAGTGGTTTGCAGTGATGACCCTCCATCTTTGAGTATTACACTGAAGGAGCTTGGAGATTTGCCAAAGAAGTTGGAATGTTGGGACAAGGACTATCCCCCTGTTGACATTCTGCTTTTTACTGTGGAGGATTGCGAGTTCTTGGCTTGTTATCATTACTTGCGAGATTCCTTTAAAAGCTATGAGAAATCCATTGGATTTGTGTACTTTGGAAAGATGGGTGACAATGAAGATGAGTCACTGAAAGTTGCTTTAGTGAAGTGTTCTAAAGAATCCTTGGATCCTGGAGGTTCTCAAACTGCTGCTAAGAATGCTGTCACACTCCTGAGACCCAAGGCTACCTTTTTGGTTGGTTTCTGCTACAGTTTGAATCCTGACAAAGCCCAGCTAGGAGATGTGGTGATATCCTCAAAGCTTACAACAGAGTTTCACAAAACCCCAGTGAGTAGGGATGTTGGTAACCTTGTCAGAAATGCAGCTGATGGATGGAAGGCACCATTAGATAACTCAAAAGGGCGAAAGGTCAAAGTACATCAGGATGGAGAGATTTTAAGTTGCTCTGATCTGATTGGTGGTAAACAGCAGTGTCAATCACACCCTGGGGCAATTGCAAttgaaatggaaggaaaag GCCTGTTTGCAGCAGCTCATGACATGAAGATGGAGTGGCTTGTTGTGAAAGGTATTTGTGGTTTTGTTCATGGCGTTGCATCTACAAGCCATTCATGGAAGACATATGCTTGTGTTATGGCAGCTTCTGTTGTATCCAACATGTTGAGTAACTCTTTTGTGTTTGGAGACTGGCCTCATTACGGAG acgTTTCAACAGGAGAGGAGAGTTGTAAAACTGATGATCCTTCAGAAAATAAACGTAGAAGGCTTGCAG AACAGTTGAATGTTGAGAAGTGCCAAAAGAAGCTTAAGTCCTATTATGACACCTCCAGTGAGGTGAAAATCGTTCCATGGGACGACAGCTCTTCTGTTCCGATAGATGAGGTCTACACTCCGTTGAGTTGGGTGAGAGATCACAGGAAGCCTGGCGGAGTGACACAAAAGGAACTTCGAGACTACACCGACATGTTCAAGGGAGAACATAAACGAATGCTTGTTTACGGGCGACCAGGAATTGGCAAGAGTACGTTTTGTAAAAAGGCTGCATATGACTGGTCGAAAGCCTTAAAAGAAATCCTAAACAACTTTTCCATTTTGCTTTTGATTAAGTTGAGAGATGTGTGTGACGTGGGAAACATCCGTGATGTTTTACGTGCGTCTAAATTGCTGGCCAGTGATGGTCCGATCTCAGTTGATAGTCTCTATGATTACATAACTAACAATCAAGATAAAGTGCTTCTTATTTTGGATGGCTACGATGAGTACAGCTGTGCAAAAGAACACTCACCCATCCTTGAAATTTGGAAGGGCGAGCAACTAAGAGATTGTCACGTTATTGTCACCACGCGACAACTTAAATGTGACGAGTTAAAATGCCCCGGCCGCGTTCAGTTAgaaattcaaggttttaaaAGCTGGAAACAAATTGGAACCTTTGCGAGAAAATTTTTGGCAGGTGAACAAGATCTTGACGAGTTTATGTGCTACCTGGAAGAAAAAGGTCTCCGTGACATGGCAGAAATACCTCTCCTTCTACTAATGCTGTGCCTTTTGTGGAAAGAGAAACATCGTGAAAGACGGCCAAAATCACGGGTCGACATATTCACACAATTCATCCAAACAATGCTAGATCACAAAGGGGAAAGTCAACAGCCTATGCCATTTCAGAAAGTGACCTCAACAGAAGCCAGAGAAGACCTTAGTAACCTTGGAAAAGTTGCCTTTGAAGCGCTTCTGCAAGACCATCTTTACGTACGCTGCAGCGAACTCCCCAGcaatatttcaagaagttttgaaaaattaagtgaaGTTGGGCTTTTCCAGATTGTCAATCTTACGAGTCTCAATCCTGAGAAAGGGGcctatttcattcataaatccGTACAGGAGTTCCTTGCAGCCTGGCACATTAAGGAGGAAGTGTTGTCGATTAAAGGAGAAAGTGCGCCTAGCCTTTCcaaagttgaatcatttgaaaagatcGTGAAGATGAATGAAGTTCTGAAATTTGCTTGTGAGCTGTCAACAGAGGCCGCGTGTGCAGTTTTCCGTCATGTAGGTTCTGTTGGAAGAAAGGAATCTTTGTCGGAATGTGATTTCATCGATCTGCTTCAGCAGCTTGAAAAACGGTTGTCTCGAGATCAACAGCTTTATTTAGAGCTTATCTCGCATAGCTATATTTGGTGTTCGGCCGAGAAGAGGCAGGATCTCTGTTCGATGTTTCCCTCTTACACTGGAGATGTTTTGTTACTTGATTCTAACCAGCTGAACATTACTGCTAATAGGCACGTGCTGAAATCTGCCGTGATACCcaacttcatttttttcaaacacaagAAAGAGGATTCCGAGAAAAACTATCGAGACTTAATCACTTTAGCGGAGGACACAGGTGCTGTTTTTTTGAGCTGTTCGGGTGAAAAAAAAGCCGCAGATTTTCTAAAGAAGTGCCCACGTCGTCCTTTGAAAGAGTTCCTcttgaagagagagagaaaaattatcCTTTATGTTTATCAAATATGGAAAGAAGATTTTGACACTTTTCCGACTGAAATGCTGCGAGAGTTCATTGCATCAACAACAGAGTCTACTCTGGTGAAGCGCATCGGTGATCCGTTGAATGAACAGGACAACGAAACAGCTTCGTGTTTGACTAAAAACACTAATCGCATCACTGATCTGACTCCAAACAGCCTTTCCTGTGTGAGGAACATTAATATTGCCAACTTAGAAAGGCAAGAGATGAAGGTACTGGCTGATTGCTTACCAGTTTGCACTTCTCTGCGGTGTTTATTTATTGCTGGTAAACCGTGTGAAACCATTGATGCTCAGTTGGCAGAGACCCTGGTGTCTCATATCATCTTCACTGACAGACTCGTGAgattaaaacttgaaaatatcaatttaacagCCAAACCTGCCGCAGCCATCGCCAGATCTCTGCACCAGGCTCCTAGCCTGCGCTATCTCAATTTGTCACATAACCCTCTTGGTGAAGGAGTAAGTGTTCTCACTCGACATCTCTGCTGTGTTCCTCACCTGGTGGCGCTGTCGCTTGATGATGTTACAATGACAAAGCAACAGGTGATAGATTTGAGTGCAGCTTTACGTCAGAGTAACATCCCCTGGTTGCGGACACAATACCAC GGTGGCAAAGGGAATGTCaaacctgaagaagaatggCCAACAGATGAATACTGGAGAGAGCATAGGAGCTACTGGTATGGGTCAGAAGAAGAGCCagatcctgggtcagttactgaCTCAGGTGATGAGCAGTAG